A genomic stretch from Papio anubis isolate 15944 chromosome 18, Panubis1.0, whole genome shotgun sequence includes:
- the KREMEN2 gene encoding kremen protein 2 isoform X2 — MGTQDLQGFLFLLFLPLLQPRGASAGSLHSPGLSECFQVNGADYRGHQNRTGPRGAGRPCLFWDQTQQHSYSSASDPQGRWGLGAHNFCRNPDGDVQPWCYVAETEEGIYWRYCDIPTCHMPGYLGCFVDSGAPPALSGPSGTSTKLTVQVCLRFCRMKGYQLAGVEAGYACFCGSESDLARGRLAPATDCDQICFGHPGQLCGGDGRLGVYEVSVGSCQGNWTAPQGVIYSPDFPDEYGPDRNCSWALGPPGAALELTFRLFELADPRDRLELRDAASGSLLRAFDGARPPPPGPLRLGTAALLLTFRSDARGHAQGFALTYRGLQDAAEDPAAPEGSAQTPAAPLDGANVSCSPRPGAPQAAMGGAVCWLREKGPRRWGLPGAPGEAGLCGTDSPEGCPCPAPPGTPRLRVLLRATGL; from the exons ATGGGGACACAGGACCTGCAgggcttcctctttctcctcttcctcccgcTGCTGCAGCCGCGTGGGGCCTCGGCTGGGAGCCTGCACAGTCCAG GCCTGTCCGAGTGTTTCCAGGTGAATGGGGCTGACTACCGCGGCCACCAGAACCGCACTGGCCCGCGCGGGGCGGGCCGCCCGTGTCTTTTCTGGGACCAGACGCAGCAACACAGTTACAGCAGCGCCAGCGACCCCCAGGGCCGCTGGGGGCTGGGCGCGCACAACTTCTGCCG TAACCCAGACGGTGACGTGCAGCCGTGGTGCTACGTGGCTGAGACAGAGGAGGGCATCTACTGGCGCTATTGCGACATCCCCACCTGTCACA TGCCAGGCTACCTGGGATGCTTTGTGGACTCAGGGGCACCCCCAGCACTCAGCGGCCCCAGCGGCACCTCCACGAAGCTCACGGTCCAGGTGTGCCTTCGCTTCTGCCGCATGAAGGGGTACCAG CTGGCGGGCGTGGAGGCCGGTTACGCCTGCTTCTGTGGCTCTGAAAGCGACCTGGCCCGGGGACGCCTGGCCCCCGCCACCGACTGTGATCAGATCTGTTTCGGCCACCCCGGACAGCTGTGTGGCGGAGATGGGCGGCTGGGCGTCTATGAAG TGTCCGTGGGCTCCTGCCAGGGGAACTGGACGGCGCCTCAGGGCGTCATCTACTCCCCGGACTTCCCGGACGAGTACGGGCCGGACCGGAACTgcagctgggccctgggcccGCCGGGCGCCGCGCTGGAGCTCACCTTCCGCCTCTTTGAGCTGGCCGACCCCCGCGACCGGCTGGAGCTGCGCGACGCGGCTTCGGGCAGCCTGCTCCGCGCCTTCGATGGCGCCCGCCCACCGCCTCCCGGGCCGCTGCGCCTGGGCACTGCCGCGCTGCTGCTCACTTTCCGAAGCGACGCGCGGGGCCACGCGCAAGGCTTCGCGCTCACCTACCGCG GGCTGCAGGACGCCGCCGAGGACCCAGCGGCCCCCGAGGGCTCGGCCCAGACCCCCGCGGCGCCCCTCGACGGGGCCAACGTGAGCTGCAGCCCCAGGCCTGGGGCTCCGCAGGCTGCGATGGGGG GAGCTGTCTGCTGGCTCCGGGAAAAGGGTCCCCGGCGCTGGGGCCTTCCAGGGGCCCCAGGAGAAGCTGGGCTGTGTGGTACCGACAGCCCCGAGGGGTGCCCCTGCCCTGCTCCCCCGGGGACCCCCAGGTTGAGGGTTCTGCTGCGGGCTACCGGCCTCTGA
- the PAQR4 gene encoding progestin and adipoQ receptor family member 4, producing the protein MAFLAGPRLLDWASSPPHLQFNKFVLTGYRPASSGSGCLRSLFYLHNELGNIYTHGLALLGFLVLVPMTMPWGQLGKDGWLGGTHCVACLAPPAGSVLYHLFMCHQGGSTVYARLLALDMCGVCLVNTLGALPIIHCTLACRPWLRPAALVGYTVLSGVAGWRALTAPSTSARLRAFGWQAAARLLVFGARGVGLGSGAPGSLPCYLRMDALALLGGLVNVARLPERWGPGRFDYWGNSHQIMHLLSVGSILQLHAGVVPDLLWAAHHACPRD; encoded by the exons ATGGCGTTCCTGGCCGGGCCGCGCCTGCTGGACTGGGCCAGCTCGCCGCCGCACCTGCAGTTCAATAAGTTCGTGCTGACCGGGTACCGGCCCGCCAGCAGCGGCTCAGGCTGTCTGCGCAGCCTCTTCTACCTGCACAACGAACTGGGCAACATCTACACGCACG GGTTGGCCCTGCTGGGCTTCCTGGTGTTGGTGCCAATGACCATGCCCTGGGGTCAGCTGGGCAAGGATGGCTGGCTGGGAGGCACACACTGCGTGGCCTGCCTGGCACCCCCCGCAGGCTCCGTGCTCTATCACCTCTTTATGTGCCACCAAGGGGGCAGCACTGTGTACGCCCGGCTCCTCGCCCTGGACATGTGTGGGGTCTGCCTTGTCAACACCCTTG GGGCCCTGCCCATCATCCACTGCACCCTGGCCTGCAGGCCCTGGCTGCGCCCGGCTGCCCTGGTGGGCTACACCGTGTTGTCGGGTGTGGCCGGCTGGCGTGCCCTCACCGCCCCCTCCACTAGTGCTCGGCTCCGGGCATTTGGTTGGCAGGCTGCTGCCCGCCTGCTGGTATTTGGGGCCCGGGGAGTGGGGCTGGGCTCAGGGGCTCCAGGCTCCCTGCCTTGCTACCTTCGCATGGACGCACTGGCGCTGCTTGGGGGGCTGGTGAACGTAGCCCGCCTGCCCGAGCGCTGGGGACCCGGCCGCTTCGACTACTGGGGCAATTCCCACCAGATCATGCATCTGCTGAGCGTGGGCTCCATCCTGCAGCTGCATGCCGGCGTTGTGCCCGACCTACTCTGGGCTGCCCACCACGCCTGTCCCCGGGACTGA
- the KREMEN2 gene encoding kremen protein 2 isoform X1, whose protein sequence is MGTQDLQGFLFLLFLPLLQPRGASAGSLHSPGLSECFQVNGADYRGHQNRTGPRGAGRPCLFWDQTQQHSYSSASDPQGRWGLGAHNFCRNPDGDVQPWCYVAETEEGIYWRYCDIPTCHMPGYLGCFVDSGAPPALSGPSGTSTKLTVQVCLRFCRMKGYQLAGVEAGYACFCGSESDLARGRLAPATDCDQICFGHPGQLCGGDGRLGVYEVSVGSCQGNWTAPQGVIYSPDFPDEYGPDRNCSWALGPPGAALELTFRLFELADPRDRLELRDAASGSLLRAFDGARPPPPGPLRLGTAALLLTFRSDARGHAQGFALTYRGLQDAAEDPAAPEGSAQTPAAPLDGANVSCSPRPGAPQAAMGARVFSTVTAVSMLLLLLLGLLRPLRRRSCLLAPGKGSPALGPSRGPRRSWAVWYRQPRGVPLPCSPGDPQVEGSAAGYRPLSASSQSSLRSLISAL, encoded by the exons ATGGGGACACAGGACCTGCAgggcttcctctttctcctcttcctcccgcTGCTGCAGCCGCGTGGGGCCTCGGCTGGGAGCCTGCACAGTCCAG GCCTGTCCGAGTGTTTCCAGGTGAATGGGGCTGACTACCGCGGCCACCAGAACCGCACTGGCCCGCGCGGGGCGGGCCGCCCGTGTCTTTTCTGGGACCAGACGCAGCAACACAGTTACAGCAGCGCCAGCGACCCCCAGGGCCGCTGGGGGCTGGGCGCGCACAACTTCTGCCG TAACCCAGACGGTGACGTGCAGCCGTGGTGCTACGTGGCTGAGACAGAGGAGGGCATCTACTGGCGCTATTGCGACATCCCCACCTGTCACA TGCCAGGCTACCTGGGATGCTTTGTGGACTCAGGGGCACCCCCAGCACTCAGCGGCCCCAGCGGCACCTCCACGAAGCTCACGGTCCAGGTGTGCCTTCGCTTCTGCCGCATGAAGGGGTACCAG CTGGCGGGCGTGGAGGCCGGTTACGCCTGCTTCTGTGGCTCTGAAAGCGACCTGGCCCGGGGACGCCTGGCCCCCGCCACCGACTGTGATCAGATCTGTTTCGGCCACCCCGGACAGCTGTGTGGCGGAGATGGGCGGCTGGGCGTCTATGAAG TGTCCGTGGGCTCCTGCCAGGGGAACTGGACGGCGCCTCAGGGCGTCATCTACTCCCCGGACTTCCCGGACGAGTACGGGCCGGACCGGAACTgcagctgggccctgggcccGCCGGGCGCCGCGCTGGAGCTCACCTTCCGCCTCTTTGAGCTGGCCGACCCCCGCGACCGGCTGGAGCTGCGCGACGCGGCTTCGGGCAGCCTGCTCCGCGCCTTCGATGGCGCCCGCCCACCGCCTCCCGGGCCGCTGCGCCTGGGCACTGCCGCGCTGCTGCTCACTTTCCGAAGCGACGCGCGGGGCCACGCGCAAGGCTTCGCGCTCACCTACCGCG GGCTGCAGGACGCCGCCGAGGACCCAGCGGCCCCCGAGGGCTCGGCCCAGACCCCCGCGGCGCCCCTCGACGGGGCCAACGTGAGCTGCAGCCCCAGGCCTGGGGCTCCGCAGGCTGCGATGGGGG CCCGGGTCTTCTCGACGGTGACGGCTGTCtcgatgctgctgctgctgctcctggggCTGCTGCGTCCGCTGCGCCGACG GAGCTGTCTGCTGGCTCCGGGAAAAGGGTCCCCGGCGCTGGGGCCTTCCAGGGGCCCCAGGAGAAGCTGGGCTGTGTGGTACCGACAGCCCCGAGGGGTGCCCCTGCCCTGCTCCCCCGGGGACCCCCAGGTTGAGGGTTCTGCTGCGGGCTACCGGCCTCTGAGTGCCTCCAGCCAGAGCTCCCTGCGCTCGCTCATCTCCGCTCTCTGA